One part of the Ovis canadensis isolate MfBH-ARS-UI-01 breed Bighorn chromosome 8, ARS-UI_OviCan_v2, whole genome shotgun sequence genome encodes these proteins:
- the AMD1 gene encoding S-adenosylmethionine decarboxylase proenzyme isoform X2, translating to MFVSKRRFILKTCGTTLLLKALVPLLKLARDYSGFDSIQSFFYSRKNFMKPSHQGYPHRNFQEEIEFLNAIFPNGAAYCMGRMNSDCWYLYTLDFPESRVINQPDQTLEILMSELDPAVMDQFYMKDGVTAKDVTRESGIRDLIPGSVIDATMFNPCGYSMNGMKSDGTYWTIHITPEPEFSYVSFETNLSQTSYDDLIRKVVEVFKPGKFVTTLFVNQSSKCRTVLSSPQKIEGFKRLDCQSALFNDYNFVFTSFAKKQQQQQS from the exons ATGTTTGTCTCCAAGAGACGTTTCATTTTGAAGACATGTGGTACCACCCTCTTGCTGAAAGCACTGGTTCCCCTGTTGAAACTTGCTAGGGATTACAGTGGGTTTGACTCAATTCAA AGCTTCTTTTATTCTCGTAAGAATTTCATGAAGCCTTCTCACCAAGGGTACCCACACCGGAATTTCCAGGAAGAAATAGAGTTCCTTAATGCAATTTTCCCAA ATGGAGCAGCATATTGTATGGGACGCATGAATTCTGACTGTTG GTACTTGTATACTTTGGATTTCCCAGAGAGTAGGGTAATCAATCAGCCGGATCAAACCCTGGAAATTCTGATGAGTGAGCTTGACCCAGCAGTTATGGACCAGTTCTACATGAAAGATGGTGTTACTGCAAAGGATGTCACTCGT GAGAGTGGAATTCGTGACCTGATACCAGGTTCTGTCATTGATGCCACAATGTTCAATCCTTGTGGGTATTCAATGAATGGGATGAAATCGGAT GGAACTTACTGGACTATTCACATCACTCCAGAACCAGAATTTTCTTATGTTAGCTTTGAAACAAACTTAAGTCAGACCTCCTATGATGACCTGATCAGGAAAGTTGTGGAAGTCTTCAAGCCAGGAAAATTTGTGACCACCCTGTTTGTAAATCAg agttcTAAATGTCGCACAGTGCTTTCCTCGCCCCAGAAGATTGAAGGTTTTAAACGTCTTGATTGCCAGAGTGCTTTGTTCAATGATTACAATTTTGTTTTTACCAGTTTTGCTAAgaagcagcaacaacagcagagTTGA